A segment of the Lolium perenne isolate Kyuss_39 chromosome 3, Kyuss_2.0, whole genome shotgun sequence genome:
GTGACAAGAGGTGAAAGAATGgatttttaccgggccgcggggtatttataggccgcgcgcggagattcgggatccggatccaacggtggaaatggaacggtcgcgccgttggatggatgacacgtgttctAGGTCAACTGCGGTAAAACGACGAGGAGGTGACTTAACCACGcactcccgaaatttccggctaaagatttgcatctgcgaaaatttggcgcgggaaatgaggaagttgtgcgcgggaaaagtggactttccgttgttgtgcatgatctgaagatgaaggatttccggaggagtgaacccggaatcaagtaaggagttttgaagctcttcaagattctcttcgtttccaagctgtatgaagtcggaggaatgatgaatctcggagaacttcgggggctactgttgtgggtatactttatgggtatatcaacggcatggcctagatccggcaagcccgggtggcccatagttggtggtgaggcatgtggcccatcgggcggcccagttgatgtagatcatgaaggatgaagtccagcccaggaacgaggagccggatcctaaccgacctacgaaggaggccggatccgttgaagcccatgaagtatccggatccagcacgtacttggaggaaggcggatccttgacgtacacggcaagactttgtaccgtagttaggcaacttgtattccggctaggactctccgtgtaaaccctagatccgggcgcctatataagccggatcctgggagccctagaggcacaaccacaactcattgtaacaacgcgaaagcgcccagataattccagacaagcagcagtaggccctgccatcgtgcaggtgttccgaagctgggtaactcgcgtaccaccgtcccgtgtgcactccgccctatggcccctatttcttctccccctcgtgaggatccctcctccgaggtaccatcgattaggcaacgacaacaaGCATACAAAATGTACACACTACTAACCGACTCACAAACCATGAAGATGGAATGCAAAGATGACATACAATCACTATGTCGCATAAAGACAAACAATTGGATGCTAAGTACCCGAAGCAAGAATAAAGGAACAATGCTTCAGATTAACTGAGGCATTCTGGAAACTCTGAGGCAAGCAACCAGATACGGAGTACTGGAGAAAAATAACCCAAACCCGTGTATCCTAGAGATTTGAATTGATAGGAAAGAAGAGAAACCTTTTTCCAATCAAAACCAgataagatgactcagcattagagtgacaccaggtaaggagtaaaaagaatcctattcagagttttgcaaataatctttagctttcaaatagttttcgcaaccactagactcaacatcgaccagtgaacaagggtttcctacaggcagtcctgctctgataccaaaacctgtggcacccccgggatcagggttagacaaataccagatcttcgtctgacataagcctaaccttgagctcgagagactacagtgagagaatcggtaacacaacagtgactctacgaatcaaaagaatatattacaactcttagcagagtaagatccaaattattacacgcagaggtcactgacccaacattcaacaagcaacggaagcaaattatgttattctaaataacaagatagcaaagggcttaagaagccataacataaagcgacgtcccagcccataagtcgcagtgcttgctgggaactccaaactaaccgtcgatgttaacgtagaaaccaccttcggctgcagggacttcatctgaaacaagagcatgcaaagctgagtacagggactcagcaagacttagtacaaccttttagcaaagcgggtatgcgggctttctggtagatcttcttttgcgtaaagccaattttcctttgtaagacaagagagaagagaagttcgactactcagaacctttaaaaggggataagagagcgatatctctatctctattgatcatcatcttgtatccaccaatcttcatcatctcgaaccactatcctcggactaccccctcaacacccgaagaaggtatccgtaagcacacattgtgtgccaagttttacgatcaggttaaagttctctatgatcacagaatccattcccaagtcgtccgtaaccgtggacacggcttttcgaaaagatttaaccctgcaggggtgcacaactttacccacacgcgccaaccgactcttagtgccaacgtttaagctctcttccttggaaagccggcagagggtggttgaccacgacctttaccttgctgtcgccgagaccatgagtcacgcgctaaggattattccgccataacgggtcaagtcccgaagtcggtccttaacgatgtgagccgaggtgggtttctccagaggccgcaacccccagccaccacgaccacgcttacctgcctgttatgtacctttaacccccaagcaaaatgcaatgcatatgaccaggtaacgcgcaaactatgtgactcatggaatctactaggcaagttagtgagtcgagagggtaccataatagggcctcgtgtggttgtacgctcgatcttggttcaagaggcgagaactcggttcctagggtcggcagaaacgaaacaacccaccacatcccaatgtggcctctcgtctgagcctttaatcatgtttatcatcatctctatacttaccacgtcaacctgtcatgctagattcatttcattgtaaggctccagtccgaagaccggagtaatagcgtaacaaactaagcatggctaagcataagagataaaggctctcgcgacgcacacatgccaaacctagttatgctaggagcagtggatcagggtatcgaggctacaaaggtcggacatgcaatagatagggtaactctatctaccgataaaagacagttgaatcgtatgcgatatgtaggaaccacagataaaagcatttcgaaatcatagatgaaccaggttagggcttgccttgtccctccgcggatgagtactgttcttcggtggcgttgacgtcggactccggctcagatcctatcgcgaagaaccaaataccggaaagggaaacaaacattcacgacatggcataatgcaatgcgcatacaatatggATGATATGTCAGGTTAAAGGAATTcggtaaaccctaggtgcatcatcaGGTTAAAAGGGTTccgacatcggacaccgccatatgagaggggtaCTTTTAGGGTTTTCACTACATTTGCAAGTTTAAAGGTTGTATTGATGTATGAGATGCTCATAAACATGTAGGGTTCACTTTTCTGAACAATTTGATATAAAATACAACATTTTCCGAATtataaataaaacagaaaataaaaaggggTCGGCTGACGTCATCATGATGTCAGCACGACATCATCCATGGCTTGGAGCTCCCAGACGAGCTCGGCCACGATGCTCTGGCGCGCGGGAGGGCGCGCGAGCATGCGCGTTGGACGCGCACGTCCACGGGAAACCACCTGGGGGCGGAGCCGCCAGCTAATGGTCACCGGAGGCCCTCCTCCGGCGAGCCTGAGCGGCAGAGCGGCCGGGTCGACGGCGCGCGCGTGCCAGAGAAGGGGAGAGGGAGCAGCGACTAGCTCCCAAGGAGCAGGAGCTCACCAGCAGCGCAGGGAAGGTGGCGGCGAGGCGAATGGAGGCCGGACGGCGGAGGAATCGGCGACAAACGGTGGTGGCCGGCGTCGGGGACGAAGCCCGATTGGCGCTGTAGAGGGCTCCCCGGCGGTAGCCGTTTGCTGGAGGAGGTCGAGGGCGTCGAGGCGGAGCTCCCTGGCTCGTCAGCGGAGCGCGGGGAGGCCGgtaacggcggcgacggcgagcggccGAGCCTAGGGTTTGCTCGGGCGCTGCTCAGAGAGGAGGAGAGGGAAGAAAGGGGGGGCGTGCTAGGGTTTGCTGCGTCGGCGGCGAGGTTTTAAAGCGGCCAGGGGGCGGCGGGGCTTGGCGCAGCTATCGTGGCCGCCGGTGCCATCGACGGCCGCGCGGGTGCCACCCAGCTGCTTCCAGTAGACGAAGAGGAAAGGGGGATTTTTCTGAAAACCCCCTGGGTTTTGGGAATTTCCCTGGAAATTAAAAACATGAGGGATTTTGGGGTATTTTAGGGTATTTTGACCCAAAATTTTGAGGGGCTTTTTGCACCAAACTTTTGTGAGACCAAAACACAACATTTGCAACTTTGTTTGAACACAATTTTAGTGCAAATTTTCTCAAATtgaatgcaaatgcatgcatgcttatgaacAAACCTTCATTTATTTAATTAGCAAAGTTGGTCTGTTACAACTgccgccaacctgtcgaaggggaagaagaagaggaagaaggactcgccgcctgccaaaccgcgtatcaaatggacgccgaaggaagaggagtgcctcgccgaagcttggaagaccgtgtccatgaacggcataatcggggccaatcagtcgtttgacacatattggcttcgagtgaagcaggcgtacgaggagcgcaaactcgtcgatccctacttcaacaagacgaacatgaacgtgttccggggagacaaggcaatggccacccattgggggctcatgcagacggcgtgcagcaaatggcacggcatacaggaggagtgcgacaaacggccgatcagcggccacgacttggagcaaaaggtatgctccgtcgaccctgcatcaccgaggtacatcgtcgttagctgacccgtatcgccgtgctcttttttccccagctgcgccgagctttggacatgtacacggacgacaccggcctgcagttcaagttcctcaacgtctacgcccgcctcgagaactgcgagaagtggaaggaagtccgcacgaccctctcgaagagcaagaccgagcagtacaaccccgacgctccggcggcaagcgcggcggaagggcgccctgaactcggccagaagaagctcaaagagctcaaaaagacgggcaatcccgccgacaggatgcaggcgtcgatcgacaagtgctgggccgacttgaggtcgcacgccgacgggaggaacgacaagtttgacggcaggtggcgggagatgctcgccaaccaaggcgtccggatcgccctgctgaagacgacggcggcggcgaagaagaggaacacagacttggcgttcctcatgggcggcggcgacatggaactgatggacgaggagacgaggaattggtaccagggccaccgcagcgacatcctccgagccactccggccagtccttcgtcATCTCCaccggctcctacctcgtctgcctcaccatctacctcgtcgactgcggctgcttcgacgtccactgccgctgcttcatcgtcggccgccgcagccgcttcggccgcgacgtgtgaggaaactggtccgtcggacaccgccgtgccggccgggactgccgacgagcctgtctccgtgtaatttccctccgatcgccgatctgtggctgatccttttgctccttttgccgatcaactggccgtacttgtagcgcgggacggcgatttgtttgaatttaaactctatccgccgaactccgggtggacggctagaaatacggtactccccacgacttattttcgtccaatccggcggttgtttcgtccggatttgagcgtggggagcgccaacgagtggggatgctctaagtcgGCGAAACCATGGGCTATTTCAAACTAACTAATTCGCTAGAAAAAAACTAACAACCAATTTAGCCTATTTTTACTTCGAAGCGGGGCTGATCAGGCGCCGGTTCGCACCCTTACCTGAAATCCAGCAAAGAAATCATGAGATGCTCGCGTACATTATCCATGTTGCGTTTCCTCAGTAGTAATTTGTAAGTATCATGGATAGTACTTACCTTTTAGTAATATATACTTCCTCCGGTTCTAGCAGTAGAGTCTCATCACTACACAGGTCGGCAGAGCAACAGGCAACAGTTCGCAAAGCATCCAAGCTGAAAGACTGGGTCGTACTAAAGCGTCAGATGTGACGCCGTGCTAGTCAACCTTCGGCTTCAGGGGATGGAGAAGCACTGACGCACGCGCGAACGTTCCGTTCACaggaagaagattatgtgctagcAGCAGGTGATCGGGAACGTCATGATCAAATTAGTGCCTCTTGAATCAAATTAGTGCCTTTAGTCTGCTTGGACAGAATTGGTTCCCCTGAACTTGTTTGAAAGAGATTCTTCTCCACCCATACGATGCATACACTTATTATCCAGGTTCGTTTCCTCTTTCAAAGATAAATAAGTACATATATAATATATTACGTCACCGCTGAGCGCTGATGCACCCATGTATGACCTCCCAAGGCTCTAGCAGCCGTAGCTTTGCACATGCAACGAACTGGTCAGCTTACCAAGCATTATATAAACAACAAGAAACGGAGCTACAAATGCAAATTCAGGCAAGAGCTAGCTAGCACATCAACAGCAGAGCTTACGAGAGCACCAAAGACGAAGAAGAGATAgccgaggaagaagacgatggaCAGTGAGGGAGATGTCAAGGTGCTGGGCACGGTGGTGAGCCCGTTCGCGCTCCGCGTGCGCATGGCGCTGTACCTCAAGGGCGTGAGCTACGAGTACCTGGAGCAGGACCTGTTCGACAAGGGCGAGCTCCTTGTCGCGTCGAATCCGGTGCACAAGAAGGTCCCCGTGCTCATCCACGGCGGCAAGCCCGTCTGCGAGTCGCTCGCCATTGTGCAGTACGTAGACGAGTTCTGGGCCGGCACCGCCTCTATCCTTCCCGTCGACCCGTACCATCGCGCCGTCGCTCGCTTCTGGgcagcctacgtcgacgacaaggTGTTCCCTGCGTGGATAGGCATCCTGCGCGCCGCGACGGAGGAGGAAAGAGACGAGAAGCTCGCTGCCACGCTCGCGGTGGTCGCGCCCATGGAGGACGCCTTTACCGCGTGGTCGGATGGGAAGGCCTTCTTCTCGGGCGGCGACTCTGTCGGGTATCTCGACCTCGCCCTCGGGTGCCAGCTATTCTGGCTCGAAGCGCTGCGGTCGATGTTCGGCGTGACGGTCATTGACGCCGGCAGGACTCCGCGATTGGCCGCGTGGGCTGAGAGGTTCCTGGAGACGAAGGCGGCCAAGGCAGTGGCACCACCCGCCAACAGCATGGAGGAGTACGCCGGTAAGCTGCGAGCTATCTGGGCTGCTGCCGCAGCTGCCAAATAAGTACTTTTAAGATCAATGTGTGGCGTGGTCGCTGCGTCGAGGAATGTCTGAACTTTGCTCTGAAGGTTGTAATCGTCACCTCACGTTGCCCGGTAGTGTTTTGTGAATTTGACCATTTTTTATTTGTCTGTCCCATTTTATTACTTACACAATAAAACAGTTGTGCTTTTCATACCAAGTTTATGTCTCAGTTTATCTAGCTCAGAGGATTTTTCGTAACGTTTTCTTGAGATGAGTTAAATGCATAAAtatttagggcatgtacaatacgGTGACGTCAGTCTTCCCTTAGAGCTGCTACGTAGAATATTTGCTGAGTTGAAGGAAAGAGAATAGAGAAAGAGAATGGTGCCTTCCCTTAGTTAAGGGATGATCTCTTAGGATATTAGAGAAGACCATTTGCTCCATTGTACCACATATTTTCTCATAGCAACCTAATTTTTTACCAAATTTAATTATTTCTCATTAATTGCAAGGGATAACACtaagagataatgcattgtacACATTATAGTTATTATCTTCTCTACATGACGCGGAGGGCTAAGGGTACGTACAATGAGGTGATGTCAGTTTTTCCTTAGAGTTGTCACGTCAGTTTtttcttagttggaggagagagaatgaagaGAGAATGTTGTCTTCCCTTAgttaagagatcatctcttaagaAATAAGGGAATATTATTTTCTCCATTGTATCACATATGTCTTCCCTTAGCAACAATTTTTCTACCAAAATTTAATTATTCATATTAATTGCTAGAGATGGATGtaagagataatgcattgtatGACTTATATCTAATACTCCTTATTTCACAGTTTATTAGGCATGTGTGTATCTCTAGATCgtaaatttgatcaagttagcattagttatatgttataaaaattatattattagaaagtttagatgttctattttctaatgatataatttaaattatataggtcaAATTGGTGACATAGAGATACGGGAAAGACTAATaaactgagacggagggagtaccttCTCTAGCTGATGTAGCGGGGTAAGGAAAGGCATGCCTTCTCTACGATTGTACATGACCTTATATAGCCATCCAACTTACCACAATGTTTTCTTGGAGGATTTCAACTCTTCAACTTTGAAACAGATCCATTTTAGTTTTTTTAGACGGAAGGCTCGAGCAGAGCCCAGTTTTAAATTAATATAGCCTCAATGGCAGCGTACATCACGAACAAACAAAGCATAGTATGGACATACACACATCAAAGTCATACAACCGACGAAAAACTAAAACACAAAGACATCTATGGCAAGCAAGTGCCCCAACACTGCCTAAGCTACCACCGGAGATACACGACCATGGAAGGAGGGCTGCTACTCGCTGTCCCTAATGGTCGAGTGGAGGGTGCGAATCCGGCCAATCACCCACTCCACAGCCTAGCGATCCTTCCTCCTAGCCACTGGCTTCCACACCTACAAGTACATAGACATTTTGTATAAACCATCTGCATGTTGGCGAGGGAACACCCCGTCAATCGTAAACTTGTTCCTAAGGTTCCACACCTTCCAAACAAAAGCGGTACATGCCATCCATAGAACCCGTTTGGACTGCCCCTCTTGTACACGAAGCATCCTAAAGATATCCGCGAAACAAGTGGAGTTCCACATGCATCCGAGCACTTCC
Coding sequences within it:
- the LOC127342788 gene encoding probable glutathione S-transferase GSTU6; translation: MDSEGDVKVLGTVVSPFALRVRMALYLKGVSYEYLEQDLFDKGELLVASNPVHKKVPVLIHGGKPVCESLAIVQYVDEFWAGTASILPVDPYHRAVARFWAAYVDDKVFPAWIGILRAATEEERDEKLAATLAVVAPMEDAFTAWSDGKAFFSGGDSVGYLDLALGCQLFWLEALRSMFGVTVIDAGRTPRLAAWAERFLETKAAKAVAPPANSMEEYAGKLRAIWAAAAAAK